One Dioscorea cayenensis subsp. rotundata cultivar TDr96_F1 chromosome 15, TDr96_F1_v2_PseudoChromosome.rev07_lg8_w22 25.fasta, whole genome shotgun sequence genomic region harbors:
- the LOC120277556 gene encoding aspartic proteinase CDR1-like: MAFHAGQEQLKNGFSGQVEYTNTTYTVSMTIGIPETPVSLSIDTGSDVTWLQCKPCTDCFKKSNPPFDPETSGTFKYTTCENENCNIFANALKAFDHRLYFGCAFFARGNFFAAEDGIMGLGQGPFSIISQLNISKFSHCLQLPLTGKTSYILFGDAARLVGRAAPLIQNKIFRSQYVVNFHSMIVIDNEREITLNVPSNIFEMDKNGRGGLILDFGTTLMRISEVTFNKLCIAIKSIVPNANNTAMLVQEKGVPLYCFKASFKDLKSIGLIFRHDSIDIPLIKRQLFFRYYRMVGQQSTEFKCLTVSVSPNDLRESIFGAYAQANYNIGYDLDNFIVTFDEMKC; encoded by the exons ATGGCTTTTCATGCAGGCCAAGAGCAATTGAAGAATGGATTCAGTGGACAAGTGGAATATACTAACACTACTTATACAGTATCTATGACCATTGGTATACCTGAGACTCCTGTTAGTTTATCTATTGACACAGGGAGTGATGTTACATGGCTGCAATGCAAGCCATGTACAGATTGCTTTAAAAAAAGCAATCCACCCTTTGATCCTGAAACATCAGGCACTTTTAAATATACTACGTGTGAAAACGAGAACTGCAATATCTTTGCTAATGCATT GAAAGCATTTGACCATCGTCTTTATTTTGGATGTGCGTTCTTCGCCAGGGGAAATTTTTTTGCGGCAGAAGACGGAATTATGGGATTAGGACAGGGACCATTCTCAATAATTTCTCAACTTAACATCTCCAAATTTTCTCACTGCTTACAACTCCCTCTTACAGGCAAAACATCTTATATATTGTTTGGAGATGCAGCTAGGCTTGTTGGTCGAGCAGCCCCTTTGATCCAAAATAAGATATTTCGTTCACAATACGTTGTGAACTTTCACAGCATGATTGTGATCGACAATGAAAGGGAGATTACGTTAAATGTACCATCCAATATATTTGAAATGGATAAAAATGGCAGGGGGGGATTGATTCTTGATTTTGGCACCACCCTCATGAGGATTTCTGAAGTGACTTTTAATAAGCTTTGTATAGCTATTAAAAGCATAGTCCCTAATGCTAATAATACTGCTATGCTTGTTCAGGAGAAGGGAGTACCGCTTTACTGTTTTAAAGCTTCATTTAAAGACTTGAAGAGTATTGGTTTGATTTTCAGACATGATTCTATTGATATCCCACTCATCAAAAGGCAGCTATTTTTTCGATACTATCGTATGGTTGGTCAACAAAGCACTGAATTCAAATGCCTCACCGTTTCAGTGTCGCCCAATGATCTAAGAGAGAGCATTTTTGGAGCATATGCCCAAGCTAACTATAACATTGGTTATGACCTTGACAACTTTATAGTCACATTCGACGAAATGAAATGTTAG